From one Planktothrix agardhii NIES-204 genomic stretch:
- the amiA gene encoding N-acetylmuramoyl-L-alanine amidase gives MAGRKPVISKMKQMLGLTTLISMALVSSTVAEQPLYIAYPPPDHKTTSDRIFLIGTATPDGEVSINGQVIPRSQAGHFAPTFPLQLGENNFILRYKDQKIKLNITRIATEANSLDPVSFFNDSLTPSENLAILPGELICFSAIAPEKSTVSVELAGQILSLSPQSQRLELPDNKAVLTGTNQPIKSDTLKYQGCGKIAENLSFSASQNSLDLGQPKYQLTLNNQTITQLATGKISVLSPIQFEVAEVIVDEGVARTGPSSDHSRLTPLPKGTRATIIGRQGDYLRLDYGGWIKASETRITSESVPPNSVIRSASSRQVGDWLEVFFPLQVPVPITVKQEDQSLTLTLHNTTAKTDTIRFNDNPLISRMDWQPILSPLGESQNAVQYTFHFKTKQQWGYKLRYEGTTLVLSLKNPPQLQSNLPLSGLKILIDPGHGSPNDLGSKGPTGYPEKDVNLVVSKLLEAELIKRGASVFMTRNGDEDLYPQDRVKMINQQEPDLSISIHYNALPDNGNAIETKGLSTFWYNPQAHDLAVFLHEYLVNKLDRPSYGVFWNNLALTRPTVAPSLLLELGFMINPEEFEWIVNPQEQQKLAITLADGILEWVIKTQ, from the coding sequence ATGGCAGGAAGAAAGCCCGTGATTAGTAAAATGAAACAAATGCTAGGACTAACGACGCTAATCAGTATGGCTTTGGTATCTTCAACAGTGGCGGAACAACCTTTATATATTGCCTATCCGCCACCAGATCACAAAACAACATCTGATCGTATTTTTTTGATTGGAACAGCAACACCCGATGGAGAAGTCTCAATTAATGGTCAAGTAATTCCCCGAAGCCAAGCTGGTCACTTTGCACCCACATTTCCATTGCAACTTGGGGAAAACAATTTTATTCTACGCTACAAAGATCAAAAAATCAAACTTAATATTACTCGAATTGCGACGGAAGCAAATTCTTTAGATCCGGTCAGCTTTTTCAATGATTCATTGACTCCCTCCGAGAATCTGGCCATCCTTCCGGGGGAGTTAATTTGTTTTAGTGCGATCGCCCCGGAAAAATCAACGGTTTCTGTTGAATTAGCCGGACAAATTCTATCTTTATCTCCCCAGTCTCAGAGATTAGAATTACCCGATAACAAAGCGGTTTTAACCGGAACTAATCAACCCATAAAATCTGATACCTTAAAATATCAAGGATGTGGAAAAATTGCTGAGAATTTGTCATTTTCTGCTTCCCAAAACTCCTTGGATTTAGGTCAACCGAAATATCAATTAACCCTGAATAATCAAACCATTACCCAACTGGCAACGGGAAAAATTTCTGTTCTCTCTCCGATTCAATTTGAAGTAGCTGAAGTCATTGTAGATGAAGGGGTAGCCCGCACTGGCCCCAGTAGCGATCATTCCCGTTTAACTCCTTTACCCAAGGGAACCCGTGCCACGATTATCGGACGACAAGGAGATTATTTACGTCTTGATTATGGGGGGTGGATTAAAGCCAGTGAAACCCGGATCACCAGCGAGTCAGTTCCCCCTAATTCCGTAATTAGAAGTGCTAGTTCTCGTCAAGTTGGCGATTGGTTAGAGGTTTTTTTTCCCCTACAAGTACCAGTACCAATCACTGTTAAACAAGAGGATCAGAGTTTAACTTTAACCCTGCATAACACAACAGCAAAAACCGATACGATTCGGTTTAATGATAATCCCTTAATTTCGCGTATGGATTGGCAACCGATTTTATCTCCCCTCGGAGAATCACAAAATGCGGTGCAATATACATTTCATTTTAAAACCAAACAACAATGGGGTTATAAACTCCGTTATGAGGGTACAACTTTAGTTTTATCTCTGAAAAATCCCCCCCAACTCCAATCGAATTTACCCTTATCGGGGTTAAAAATTTTAATTGATCCCGGTCATGGTAGCCCCAATGATTTAGGGTCAAAAGGGCCGACGGGATATCCTGAAAAAGATGTTAATTTAGTGGTTTCTAAACTATTAGAAGCCGAACTAATTAAACGCGGTGCATCGGTATTTATGACCCGCAACGGTGATGAAGATTTGTACCCTCAAGATCGGGTGAAAATGATTAATCAACAGGAACCAGATCTATCAATTTCTATTCATTATAACGCCTTACCTGATAATGGAAATGCCATCGAAACAAAAGGGCTTAGTACCTTTTGGTATAACCCTCAAGCCCACGATTTAGCCGTATTTTTACATGAATATTTAGTTAACAAACTTGACCGTCCTTCCTATGGCGTATTTTGGAATAATTTAGCCTTAACTCGTCCGACCGTTGCCCCATCTTTGTTATTAGAATTAGGATTTATGATTAATCCCGAAGAATTTGAATGGATTGTTAACCCCCAAGAACAACAAAAACTAGCAATAACCTTAGCGGATGGTATATTAGAATGGGTCATAAAAACTCAATAG
- a CDS encoding ATP-dependent DNA helicase RecQ — protein sequence MEASTDWQQVKASFKKIWGYDDFRPPQGEIIKSLLDKKDALIVMPTGGGKSICFQLPALLQTGLTLIISPLVALMENQVQELQELQLPAALIHSQLMPQQRRKTLSLVQQNQLRLLYLSPETLLSSPVWSVISQPHVQINGLILDEAHCLVQWGDTFRPAYRRLGAIRSTLLKLKPKGTKIAIAAFTATANPDAQDTIKQVLQLQKPQQFLLSPYRSNLELNIKTVCTPKGRQQQLIQFIQSRKNQTGLIYARTRKDCEQLAQWLQTENYSTVAYHAGLSSEERRKIEKDWLQEKIKFVVCSSAFGMGINKSNVRWVCHFQAPFLLSEYIQEVGRAGRDGKPAIALTIISELTGFFYPEDKQRQKYLIENLEKQYQSANQLIKKLPATGNIETLSEQFKNSAIALSILHAQGRLIWHNPFDYEILSKPAKLNQDQNSKAIQQMNQYLKTRDCRWKFLLQSFGFNLDNQFKRCGHCDRCKSSR from the coding sequence ATGGAAGCATCTACAGACTGGCAACAGGTTAAAGCCTCTTTTAAGAAAATTTGGGGTTATGATGATTTTCGACCGCCCCAAGGGGAAATTATTAAGAGCTTATTAGATAAAAAAGATGCTTTAATTGTCATGCCAACCGGAGGCGGAAAATCCATCTGTTTTCAACTTCCAGCACTATTACAAACTGGATTAACTTTAATTATATCTCCTTTAGTGGCATTAATGGAAAATCAGGTGCAAGAACTTCAAGAATTGCAACTTCCCGCCGCCTTAATTCATAGTCAATTAATGCCCCAACAACGACGAAAAACTTTAAGTTTGGTTCAACAAAATCAATTAAGACTTCTCTATCTTTCCCCCGAAACTCTATTAAGTTCTCCCGTCTGGAGTGTGATTTCTCAACCCCATGTTCAAATCAATGGTTTAATCTTAGATGAAGCTCATTGTTTAGTACAATGGGGGGATACTTTTCGCCCAGCTTATCGACGTTTAGGGGCTATTCGTTCGACATTATTAAAACTTAAACCAAAAGGAACAAAAATAGCGATCGCAGCCTTTACCGCAACCGCCAATCCCGATGCTCAAGACACAATTAAACAGGTTTTACAACTGCAAAAACCTCAGCAATTTCTATTGAGTCCCTATCGATCTAATTTAGAATTAAATATTAAAACAGTTTGCACTCCCAAAGGACGACAACAACAGTTAATCCAATTTATTCAATCGCGAAAAAATCAGACAGGTTTGATTTATGCTAGGACTCGTAAAGACTGTGAACAATTAGCCCAATGGTTACAAACCGAAAACTATTCAACTGTTGCTTATCATGCGGGGTTGAGTTCAGAAGAACGTCGAAAGATCGAAAAAGATTGGTTACAGGAAAAGATTAAATTTGTAGTTTGTAGTAGTGCCTTTGGTATGGGAATTAATAAGAGTAACGTGAGATGGGTATGCCATTTTCAAGCCCCTTTTTTATTGTCTGAATATATTCAAGAAGTGGGACGGGCGGGGAGAGATGGGAAACCTGCGATCGCCTTAACTATTATTAGCGAACTTACGGGGTTTTTCTATCCTGAAGATAAACAACGACAAAAATATTTAATCGAAAACCTAGAAAAACAATATCAATCAGCAAATCAATTAATTAAAAAACTTCCAGCAACGGGAAACATAGAAACTCTATCTGAACAATTTAAAAATAGTGCGATCGCCCTTTCTATTTTACACGCCCAAGGACGATTAATCTGGCATAATCCCTTTGATTATGAAATTCTATCTAAACCTGCAAAATTGAATCAAGATCAAAATAGTAAAGCCATTCAACAAATGAATCAATACTTAAAAACCCGTGATTGTCGATGGAAATTTTTATTACAATCTTTTGGGTTCAACCTAGATAATCAGTTTAAACGCTGTGGTCATTGTGATCGGTGTAAATCTTCTCGTTAA
- a CDS encoding haloalkane dehalogenase, producing the protein MSCVRKTLSLSKINLSYLEWDCGINNSSDTNILLLHGLADQGLVWKQLGEKLSDRYHIIAPDMRGHGESSKPNHGYTFTEVIEDLEALMEHLNWSKAHILGHSWTGKMAAIWAKQNPERFNSLILVDPIFIMKLPGLFKLTLPILYRQLDCLKLIGPFTSFEQAEDLAKQLAQFSGWSDLQQELFISGMEQKTDGSWGSKFGIAARNEIFEQVMEVPGLTENIDIPTLLIQPEKGVNRMDWQLKPYKQYLTQLEIQRVAGNHWSFLVEAEGFNQTVERFLNSRIVAN; encoded by the coding sequence ATGAGTTGTGTTAGAAAAACCCTATCGTTATCAAAAATTAATCTATCTTATTTAGAATGGGATTGTGGGATTAATAATTCCTCAGACACCAATATTTTATTATTACATGGGTTAGCAGATCAGGGGTTAGTCTGGAAACAATTAGGGGAAAAATTAAGCGATCGCTATCATATTATAGCACCGGATATGCGCGGACACGGAGAAAGTAGTAAACCCAATCACGGATATACTTTTACCGAAGTTATTGAAGATTTAGAAGCCTTAATGGAGCATCTAAACTGGTCAAAAGCCCATATTTTAGGGCATTCTTGGACGGGGAAAATGGCAGCAATTTGGGCTAAACAAAATCCCGAAAGGTTTAATAGTCTGATCTTAGTTGATCCGATTTTTATTATGAAACTTCCTGGTTTGTTTAAATTAACTTTACCAATTCTATATCGTCAGTTAGATTGCTTAAAATTAATTGGGCCATTTACGAGTTTTGAACAGGCGGAAGATCTGGCTAAACAATTAGCTCAATTTTCGGGATGGAGTGATTTACAACAGGAATTATTTATATCGGGAATGGAACAAAAAACCGATGGAAGTTGGGGAAGTAAATTTGGAATTGCTGCTAGAAATGAAATTTTTGAACAGGTGATGGAAGTTCCTGGTTTAACCGAAAATATTGATATTCCTACGTTATTAATTCAACCGGAAAAAGGCGTAAATCGCATGGACTGGCAATTAAAACCTTATAAACAGTATTTAACTCAGTTAGAAATTCAGCGTGTAGCGGGAAATCATTGGTCATTTTTAGTCGAAGCTGAAGGTTTTAATCAAACAGTTGAAAGGTTTTTAAATAGTCGAATTGTGGCAAACTAA
- a CDS encoding putative glycerophosphodiester phosphodiesterase codes for MDLEIIAHRGFSVMAPENTLVAFNAALQQGANSLEFDLQISADGIPVIFHDQELNRITGISGKVSEKTVAELKELDAGGWFAERFAGESIPTLEDAIATFQAVKDFLYFDVKPDHQWSELEIKNLGDFLINNNLIKKSIMTSFNQGFLDQIRGYCPEITLGYFLIDFKQFEQQLQTAINQGNAILTIDYPVVLEHPEIITQSRNQGVDIVVWTVDDLEDFKKLVNLGVKRIITNSLIGNIQVN; via the coding sequence ATGGATTTAGAAATTATTGCCCATCGAGGTTTTTCGGTGATGGCGCCTGAAAATACCCTAGTGGCGTTTAATGCTGCGTTGCAACAGGGGGCAAATTCCCTAGAATTTGATTTACAAATTTCTGCGGATGGAATTCCGGTTATTTTTCATGATCAAGAGTTAAACCGAATTACGGGAATATCGGGTAAAGTTTCTGAAAAAACTGTTGCAGAATTAAAAGAATTAGATGCGGGAGGGTGGTTTGCGGAAAGATTTGCCGGGGAAAGTATTCCGACATTGGAAGATGCGATCGCTACCTTTCAAGCGGTTAAAGATTTTTTATATTTTGATGTTAAACCCGATCATCAATGGTCAGAATTAGAAATCAAAAATTTAGGAGATTTTTTAATTAATAATAACTTGATTAAGAAGTCGATTATGACTTCATTTAATCAAGGATTTTTAGACCAAATTCGTGGTTATTGTCCAGAAATCACCTTGGGATATTTTTTAATTGATTTTAAGCAATTTGAACAACAATTACAAACAGCTATTAATCAAGGAAATGCTATTTTAACCATAGATTATCCTGTGGTTTTAGAGCATCCTGAAATAATTACCCAGAGTCGAAATCAGGGGGTAGATATTGTGGTTTGGACGGTGGATGATTTAGAGGATTTTAAAAAGTTAGTTAATCTGGGAGTAAAACGGATTATTACAAATTCATTAATTGGTAACATTCAAGTTAATTAA
- the hrcA gene encoding heat-inducible transcription repressor HrcA, with protein sequence MFTQVHLTERHHHILWATIRHYIATAEPVGSKALVEEYNLKVSPATIRNGMGVLERAGLLYQPHTSAGRIPSDSGYRIYVDKLITPSETFADEALQLLREQLNLKNCSLEAVLRGASQILSTLSGYITLVTLPKTVTTRLRHLHLVSIEPGKIMLVVVTDSYQTQSSLIDLSPANSPSDSQAMGVNLLPEDQEVLEQELQLLSNFLNAQLRGKSISELSILDWSELDREFQCYSDFLRKLLTDLSFRSQTPEYTRILISGIAEVLHLPEFSQLQQVKTLMHLLEEEQEQLWPLIFPNPKQEQRVTVRIGSENPLEPIQGCTLVSAPYRRDNIPVGSVGILGPTRMMYENAIAVVEAAADYLSEALS encoded by the coding sequence ATGTTTACACAAGTTCATTTGACAGAGCGACATCATCATATTCTCTGGGCAACGATTCGTCACTATATTGCGACGGCCGAACCCGTGGGCTCTAAGGCTTTGGTGGAAGAATACAACCTCAAAGTCAGTCCCGCCACTATTCGTAATGGCATGGGGGTCTTGGAACGGGCTGGACTCCTGTATCAGCCCCATACCTCCGCCGGACGTATCCCCTCCGACTCAGGGTATCGGATTTATGTTGATAAACTGATTACCCCCTCAGAAACTTTTGCGGATGAGGCGCTGCAATTGTTACGCGAACAACTCAATTTAAAAAACTGTAGTTTAGAAGCGGTTTTGCGGGGGGCGTCACAAATTTTATCAACTTTGAGTGGTTATATTACCTTAGTTACACTCCCGAAAACCGTCACTACCCGGTTACGACATTTGCATTTGGTTTCTATAGAACCTGGGAAAATTATGTTAGTTGTGGTGACAGACTCCTATCAAACTCAGTCCAGTTTAATTGATTTATCTCCAGCCAATTCTCCCTCGGATTCTCAGGCTATGGGAGTTAATCTTTTACCCGAAGATCAAGAGGTTTTGGAACAGGAATTACAACTACTTTCTAATTTTTTAAATGCTCAACTCAGAGGTAAATCTATTTCTGAACTTTCGATTTTAGATTGGAGTGAATTGGATCGAGAATTTCAGTGCTATTCTGACTTTTTAAGGAAGTTATTAACGGATTTAAGTTTTCGCAGCCAAACTCCAGAATATACCCGCATTCTAATTAGTGGTATTGCTGAGGTTCTACATTTACCTGAATTTTCTCAATTGCAACAGGTGAAAACTTTGATGCACTTATTGGAAGAAGAACAGGAACAATTATGGCCGTTAATTTTTCCTAATCCTAAACAAGAACAACGGGTTACGGTTCGCATTGGGTCGGAAAATCCTTTAGAACCGATTCAAGGCTGTACCTTGGTTTCTGCACCCTATCGACGGGATAATATTCCGGTCGGAAGTGTGGGAATTTTAGGCCCGACTCGGATGATGTATGAAAATGCGATCGCCGTGGTTGAAGCCGCCGCCGATTATTTATCTGAGGCACTTAGTTAA
- the petJ gene encoding cytochrome c6 produces the protein MKKLLSVLILSFLLLTFLLREPALAEGVLSGSTIFSNSCAACHINGNNVIVANKTLKKKALTKYLKGYEENPLAAIINQVTNGKNAMPNFKSRLTAREITTVAAYVAEQAEKAWSPLQ, from the coding sequence TTGAAAAAGCTATTATCAGTCCTTATTTTAAGTTTTCTATTATTAACATTCCTTTTGCGCGAACCCGCATTAGCAGAAGGAGTTTTAAGTGGGTCTACCATTTTTTCTAACTCCTGTGCAGCTTGCCATATTAACGGAAATAACGTTATAGTTGCTAATAAAACTCTAAAAAAAAAAGCGTTAACTAAATACTTAAAAGGATATGAAGAAAATCCTCTGGCTGCAATTATTAATCAAGTTACCAATGGTAAAAATGCCATGCCTAATTTTAAAAGTCGATTAACGGCTAGAGAAATTACCACCGTTGCTGCCTATGTTGCTGAACAAGCTGAAAAGGCATGGTCGCCATTACAATAA